The proteins below come from a single Roseiflexus sp. RS-1 genomic window:
- the rplS gene encoding 50S ribosomal protein L19 codes for MSQQIIEEIERRYMKQDVPEFDVGDTVRVGVRVVEGNRERVQEFEGVVIRKRGSGLNQNFTVRRIASHGIGVERTFLVHAPRVESIQVVRRGKVRRARLFYLRGLTGKAARIKERR; via the coding sequence ATGTCACAGCAGATTATAGAAGAGATCGAGCGCCGCTACATGAAGCAGGACGTACCCGAGTTCGATGTCGGCGACACGGTGCGCGTCGGTGTGCGCGTCGTTGAAGGCAACCGTGAGCGCGTGCAGGAGTTCGAGGGGGTCGTCATTCGGAAGCGCGGCAGCGGGCTGAACCAGAACTTTACCGTGCGGCGCATCGCCTCGCACGGGATTGGCGTTGAGCGCACCTTCCTGGTCCATGCGCCGCGCGTCGAGAGCATCCAGGTCGTCCGCCGCGGCAAGGTGCGACGCGCGCGGCTGTTCTACCTGCGCGGGTTGACCGGCAAAGCAGCGCGGATCAAGGAGCGACGGTAA
- a CDS encoding Hsp20/alpha crystallin family protein yields MIFDDNPHASIRILRTRMPYAPFDMRPWSPAMNIFETDESMLLVVELAGVEPANVQIEAHPQFVRITGVRQIALPHDLRRLHRMEIASGAFQIEAPFDRPIDPDRTTARFNNGLLEIWLPFAGRGTRQIVIHVRQEGEP; encoded by the coding sequence ATGATCTTCGATGATAATCCCCATGCCTCGATTCGCATCCTGCGGACGCGTATGCCGTATGCGCCGTTCGATATGCGTCCATGGTCGCCAGCAATGAACATATTTGAGACCGACGAGTCCATGCTGTTGGTTGTCGAACTGGCAGGCGTCGAACCGGCGAATGTTCAGATCGAGGCGCATCCACAATTCGTGCGGATTACAGGCGTGCGGCAGATTGCGTTGCCTCACGATCTGCGTCGCCTGCATCGGATGGAGATCGCTTCGGGAGCATTTCAGATCGAGGCGCCCTTCGACCGTCCAATCGATCCGGATCGGACAACTGCCCGCTTTAACAACGGGTTGCTGGAAATCTGGCTCCCCTTCGCCGGGCGCGGCACACGACAGATTGTGATTCACGTTCGTCAGGAGGGTGAGCCATGA
- a CDS encoding serine hydrolase domain-containing protein — MVLKERMDGLLGAAVERGDVPGVVAVVVDRKGVLYEGAFGKRNLTTGAPMTPDTVCWIASMTKAITGACTMQLVEQGKLDLDAPAEQWVPMLKEAQVLEGWDDEGKPKLRPPTRPITLRQLLTHTAGFSYEFWNADILRYQEVMGMPNIASGKIAALKTPLLFDPGERWEYGISIDFAGLAVEAVSGKKLSAYMQDHLLSPLGMNDTAFKIRSDMRARLATIHARGEDGALTPIEFELPQDPEFDLGGGGLYGTAGDYARFVRMVLNRGELDGVRVLDAETVDLMCQNAIGDLRVTPMKTVMPQFSNDAEFFPGLPKGWGVTWQVNLEPAPTGRSAGSLQWAGIANSYFWIDPVRGIGGVYMTQILPFADTKSLPLFEAFETEVYRALG; from the coding sequence ATGGTGTTGAAGGAACGTATGGACGGTCTCCTGGGCGCCGCCGTCGAGCGTGGCGATGTGCCTGGAGTTGTGGCGGTCGTCGTGGACCGCAAAGGGGTGTTGTACGAAGGAGCGTTTGGGAAGCGCAACCTGACGACCGGCGCGCCGATGACGCCTGATACGGTCTGCTGGATCGCTTCGATGACCAAGGCGATCACCGGCGCATGCACCATGCAGCTGGTCGAACAGGGAAAGCTTGACCTCGACGCCCCCGCCGAACAGTGGGTCCCCATGCTGAAGGAAGCACAGGTGCTGGAGGGTTGGGACGACGAGGGCAAACCAAAACTGCGCCCGCCGACGCGTCCGATCACGCTGCGCCAGTTGCTGACGCATACGGCAGGGTTTTCCTACGAGTTCTGGAACGCGGATATTCTCCGATACCAGGAAGTGATGGGCATGCCCAACATCGCCAGTGGCAAGATCGCAGCGCTGAAGACTCCGCTCCTCTTCGACCCTGGCGAGCGCTGGGAGTATGGCATCAGCATCGATTTTGCCGGTCTGGCGGTCGAAGCGGTCAGTGGCAAGAAACTGAGTGCATATATGCAGGATCACCTGCTCAGTCCACTCGGCATGAACGACACGGCGTTCAAGATTCGTTCGGATATGCGCGCGCGCCTGGCGACGATCCACGCACGTGGCGAAGATGGCGCGCTCACACCGATAGAGTTTGAGCTGCCGCAGGATCCCGAGTTTGATCTGGGTGGCGGCGGGCTGTACGGCACGGCAGGCGACTACGCGCGCTTCGTGCGGATGGTGCTCAACCGCGGCGAACTCGATGGCGTGCGTGTGCTCGACGCCGAAACGGTTGATCTGATGTGCCAGAATGCAATCGGCGACCTGCGCGTCACACCGATGAAAACAGTGATGCCGCAGTTTTCGAATGATGCCGAGTTCTTCCCAGGGCTGCCCAAGGGATGGGGTGTGACCTGGCAGGTCAATCTCGAACCGGCGCCTACCGGTCGTTCGGCGGGCAGTCTGCAATGGGCTGGCATAGCGAACTCGTACTTCTGGATCGATCCTGTCCGGGGCATTGGCGGTGTGTACATGACACAGATCTTGCCGTTTGCCGACACGAAATCATTGCCATTGTTCGAGGCGTTCGAGACGGAAGTGTACCGCGCACTGGGTTGA
- a CDS encoding LLM class F420-dependent oxidoreductase: protein MNEPLEIGVTFPQTEIGADPGAIRAYAQAVEALGYRYILAYDHVLGADVSVRPGWSGPYTSESMFHEPLVLFGYLAGITAAIGLVTGVIILPQRQTALVAKQAAEVDVLSGGRLRLGIGIGWNEVEYRALGQHFHDRGARSEEQIAVLRALWAETVITFHGRWHTIEAAGINPLPPRRTIPIWIGGYAEATLKRVARIGDGWITFRPPDETMRAAIARLSDYARDAGRDPATIGIESQLSLRSVAEDRWQAYVDGWRALGARYLCLNTMGMGLTSVDQHIAVLQRAAETLGISATDAA from the coding sequence ATGAACGAACCGCTCGAAATCGGCGTTACATTTCCGCAGACGGAGATCGGCGCCGACCCTGGCGCAATCCGCGCGTATGCGCAGGCGGTCGAAGCGCTTGGTTATCGCTACATTCTCGCGTATGACCATGTGCTTGGAGCGGATGTGTCGGTGCGCCCCGGATGGAGTGGACCGTACACCAGCGAATCGATGTTCCACGAGCCGCTTGTTTTGTTCGGCTACCTGGCAGGAATCACAGCCGCAATCGGCCTGGTGACTGGGGTCATCATTCTGCCGCAGCGACAGACGGCGCTCGTCGCCAAACAAGCGGCGGAAGTGGATGTGTTGAGCGGCGGGCGGTTGCGTCTTGGCATTGGCATCGGATGGAATGAGGTCGAATATCGGGCATTGGGGCAACACTTCCATGATCGCGGCGCGCGCAGCGAGGAGCAGATCGCGGTTCTGCGCGCTCTGTGGGCGGAAACGGTTATCACCTTTCACGGACGCTGGCATACCATCGAGGCAGCCGGGATCAATCCGTTGCCGCCACGTCGCACTATTCCGATCTGGATCGGCGGCTACGCTGAGGCAACCCTGAAGCGCGTGGCGCGTATCGGCGATGGCTGGATCACGTTCCGCCCGCCGGATGAAACCATGCGCGCCGCTATCGCGCGATTGTCCGACTATGCACGTGATGCCGGACGTGATCCGGCAACGATCGGGATCGAGTCGCAGTTGAGTCTACGATCGGTCGCTGAAGATCGCTGGCAGGCGTATGTTGACGGTTGGCGTGCGCTCGGCGCCCGTTATCTCTGTCTCAATACGATGGGCATGGGGCTGACGAGCGTCGATCAGCATATTGCTGTACTGCAACGCGCGGCTGAAACGCTGGGAATAAGCGCGACGGACGCAGCGTAG
- the lon gene encoding endopeptidase La produces MSTPTPPQNAPEIPEILPVLPLNNVVLFPGMFLPLVVSGDMWVKLVDEAALSTKMVGVFMRTQPGEGFDPLALARTGTAALIVRMLRLPHGAVQILVQGQARIQIMQLIVSEPYPQARMSIHRDPAVLSVEVSGLARAALAAFQQIIQLSPTLPDELAIVAANTAQPGMLADLIAANLNLKPEDQQLVLDTLDVQDRLRQVLSFLEREREILTIGRKAQEEMSKSQREYVLRQQLEAIRRELGETDEHAAEIAELRRRLEAANLPEEARKEAEREISRLERMPPGAAEYVVSRTYLDWLLDLPWNVSTEDNLDLAQARQVLDEDHYDLERIKERIIEYLAVRKLRLEQNATGSARGPILCFVGPPGVGKTSLGASIARALGRKFVRVALGGVRDEAEIRGHRRTYIGALPGRIIQGINRAGSNNPVFMLDEVDKLSVGFQGDPAAALLEVLDPEQNAAFVDRYLDVPFDLSRVLFICTANRSDTIPPALLDRMELLELAGYTEMEKLEICRRYLIQRQRSEQGLAERGPTITEAALRRLIREYTHEAGVRDLERRIGAIYRKMATRAAEGQSLPDQVDAPDLDDLLGPPRFRSETLLGEDEVGVVTGLAWTPTGGDVLFVEASVVPGNGQLTLTGQLGDVMKESARAALTYARSRARSLNIPTDFAQICDIHIHVPAGAVPKDGPSAGITMASALISALTERPARKHVAMTGEITLRGKVLPIGGVKEKLLAAQRAGVHTVLLPKANAPDLREIPEETRQHLEIILVEHMDEVLPHVLHPRSEPATQPELTPADGMGTAQTT; encoded by the coding sequence ATGAGCACGCCAACGCCGCCCCAGAATGCGCCGGAGATACCGGAGATCCTGCCGGTTCTGCCGCTGAACAACGTCGTGCTCTTTCCAGGCATGTTCCTGCCGCTGGTCGTAAGCGGCGACATGTGGGTCAAACTGGTGGATGAAGCCGCTCTCTCGACCAAGATGGTCGGCGTCTTTATGCGCACCCAACCTGGCGAGGGGTTCGATCCGCTGGCGCTGGCGCGTACCGGAACGGCAGCGCTCATTGTGCGCATGCTGCGGTTGCCGCACGGGGCGGTGCAGATCCTGGTGCAGGGGCAGGCGCGCATCCAGATTATGCAACTGATCGTCAGCGAGCCATACCCGCAGGCGCGCATGTCCATCCATCGCGATCCCGCCGTGCTGTCGGTCGAAGTGAGCGGTCTGGCGCGCGCGGCGCTCGCCGCCTTCCAGCAGATCATCCAGCTCAGCCCAACCCTTCCCGATGAACTGGCAATCGTCGCCGCCAATACCGCACAACCGGGCATGCTGGCAGACCTGATCGCTGCCAACCTGAATCTCAAACCGGAAGATCAGCAACTCGTGCTCGATACGCTCGATGTGCAGGATCGTCTGCGTCAGGTGCTCAGTTTCCTCGAACGTGAACGCGAAATCCTGACGATTGGACGCAAGGCGCAGGAAGAAATGTCGAAGAGCCAGCGCGAGTATGTGCTGCGCCAGCAACTAGAGGCAATCAGGCGCGAACTGGGCGAGACCGATGAACATGCTGCCGAAATTGCCGAGTTGCGGCGGCGCCTGGAAGCGGCGAACCTGCCCGAAGAAGCCCGCAAAGAAGCGGAACGCGAAATCTCCCGTCTGGAACGCATGCCCCCCGGTGCTGCCGAGTATGTCGTTTCGCGCACCTACCTGGACTGGCTGCTCGACCTGCCGTGGAACGTAAGTACGGAAGACAACCTCGATCTGGCGCAGGCGCGTCAGGTGCTCGATGAGGATCACTACGACCTGGAACGCATCAAGGAGCGGATTATCGAATACCTGGCGGTGCGCAAACTGCGACTGGAGCAGAATGCCACCGGCAGCGCTCGCGGTCCGATCCTCTGCTTCGTTGGTCCGCCGGGGGTGGGGAAAACCAGCCTGGGCGCCTCAATTGCACGCGCGCTGGGACGGAAATTCGTGCGCGTGGCGCTTGGCGGCGTGCGCGACGAGGCGGAGATCCGCGGTCACCGCCGCACCTATATCGGCGCACTTCCGGGGCGCATCATCCAGGGGATCAACCGCGCTGGCAGCAACAATCCGGTCTTCATGCTCGATGAGGTGGATAAACTCAGCGTCGGCTTCCAGGGCGATCCGGCGGCTGCGCTGCTCGAAGTGCTTGACCCGGAACAGAATGCCGCATTCGTTGACCGCTACCTGGATGTGCCGTTCGATCTGAGCCGTGTGCTCTTCATCTGTACCGCCAACCGTTCCGACACCATTCCGCCAGCATTGCTCGACCGGATGGAGTTGCTGGAACTGGCAGGCTACACCGAAATGGAAAAACTCGAGATCTGTCGTCGCTACCTGATCCAGCGCCAGCGGAGCGAGCAGGGTCTGGCGGAACGTGGTCCGACGATCACCGAAGCGGCGCTCCGCCGGCTCATCCGCGAATACACCCACGAGGCGGGCGTGCGCGACCTGGAGCGACGGATCGGCGCCATTTACCGCAAAATGGCGACGCGCGCTGCGGAAGGTCAATCCCTGCCAGATCAGGTGGATGCTCCCGATCTCGACGATCTGCTGGGACCGCCGCGCTTCCGCAGTGAGACGCTGCTCGGTGAGGATGAAGTCGGCGTGGTGACCGGGCTTGCCTGGACGCCGACTGGCGGTGATGTGCTCTTTGTCGAAGCGAGTGTGGTGCCCGGCAACGGTCAGTTGACCCTGACCGGGCAACTCGGCGATGTGATGAAGGAGTCGGCGCGCGCCGCACTGACCTATGCGCGTTCGCGGGCGCGTTCGCTGAACATCCCGACCGACTTTGCCCAGATCTGCGATATTCACATCCACGTGCCGGCAGGCGCCGTACCAAAGGATGGTCCTTCGGCTGGCATTACTATGGCAAGTGCCCTGATTTCGGCGCTTACCGAGCGTCCTGCCCGTAAACACGTGGCGATGACGGGCGAAATCACGTTGCGCGGCAAAGTGCTTCCAATCGGCGGCGTCAAGGAGAAACTGCTGGCGGCGCAACGCGCTGGCGTGCATACTGTGCTGCTGCCAAAGGCAAATGCGCCCGATCTGCGGGAAATTCCGGAAGAAACCCGTCAGCATCTCGAGATCATCCTCGTCGAGCATATGGACGAAGTGTTGCCGCACGTGCTCCATCCCCGCAGCGAGCCAGCGACCCAACCCGAGTTGACGCCAGCCGATGGGATGGGAACAGCGCAGACGACGTAG
- a CDS encoding ribonuclease HII, producing MCPTVEEERALRAAGYRAIAGLDEAGRGCLAGPVVAAAVILPDAVIDTPDVLDGVADSKMLSPAQRADLFERITSLAVAWAVGATPAHIIDSHGILPATRLAMQVALLRLPRPADALLIDAVTLDNWPLPQRALIKGDARCLSIAAASIIAKVTRDRLMDALDACWPQYGFASHKGYGTVQHQQALRRYGPTPHHRRTFRPLCDWLATDAADEGLADGTGRSIL from the coding sequence ATCTGCCCGACAGTTGAAGAAGAACGGGCGTTGCGCGCCGCAGGATACCGCGCAATTGCGGGACTCGACGAAGCCGGTCGCGGTTGCCTGGCAGGACCGGTGGTTGCTGCGGCGGTCATCCTGCCGGATGCGGTGATCGATACACCGGACGTCCTCGATGGCGTCGCCGACTCGAAAATGTTGTCGCCGGCGCAGCGCGCAGACCTGTTCGAGCGGATCACGAGCCTCGCCGTCGCGTGGGCGGTCGGGGCAACACCAGCGCACATCATTGACAGTCACGGCATTCTGCCTGCCACACGCCTGGCGATGCAGGTCGCACTGTTGCGCCTGCCACGCCCGGCTGACGCGCTGCTGATCGACGCAGTCACCCTTGACAACTGGCCCCTGCCGCAACGTGCGCTGATCAAGGGGGATGCGCGCTGTCTGTCAATCGCGGCAGCGTCGATCATCGCCAAAGTCACCCGCGACCGATTAATGGATGCGCTGGATGCCTGCTGGCCCCAGTATGGCTTCGCGTCACACAAAGGGTACGGCACGGTGCAACATCAACAGGCGTTGCGCCGGTACGGTCCCACGCCGCACCACCGCCGAACCTTTCGCCCACTGTGCGACTGGCTGGCGACCGATGCCGCTGATGAAGGATTGGCTGATGGAACAGGGAGAAGCATCCTATGA
- a CDS encoding FixH family protein, with translation MIHRLSRCRTFIALTLIATLILAACASGGPSTVQTLSYNVTLTLDERRVGEYPAIITIERREGMQPGPIESVSIVPMMRQHGMASPEVVAQPLPDGRYRAEGLLFSMDGDWQIEVYIDRSDAREIATFQVRIWP, from the coding sequence ATGATCCACCGTCTGTCACGCTGTCGCACATTCATCGCTCTCACACTCATCGCAACGCTGATCCTCGCGGCATGCGCTTCTGGCGGTCCTTCGACCGTTCAAACCTTGAGTTATAATGTCACGCTGACCCTGGACGAGCGTCGGGTTGGCGAGTATCCTGCCATCATCACCATCGAGCGTCGTGAGGGAATGCAACCCGGTCCCATCGAATCGGTCAGCATCGTCCCAATGATGCGTCAGCATGGCATGGCATCACCGGAAGTCGTGGCGCAGCCGTTGCCGGACGGACGCTACCGGGCGGAGGGGTTGCTCTTCTCGATGGATGGCGACTGGCAGATCGAAGTGTATATTGACCGGAGCGATGCCCGCGAAATTGCTACGTTTCAGGTGCGAATCTGGCCCTGA
- a CDS encoding 3-deoxy-7-phosphoheptulonate synthase, giving the protein MRPVDNLHVLAFEALTPPRVLRERYPITEAAAQTVYETREAIKRIMQREDRRLLAVVGPCSIHDTDAALDYARRLLRLAIEMRDRIVIVMRAYFEKPRTTVGWRGLINDPHLDGSFDMNEGLRRARELLLHINTMGLPTATEMLDPISPQYITDLISMTAIGARTVESQTHRALASGLSMPVGYKNSTDGNVQVAINAFLAARQAHSFLGIDQEGRSCVVRTTGNPDGMIILRGSSAGPNYDAETVTRTEQAMRAAGLSPAIMIDCSHANAGGDYRRQPQVWRDVLRDHIASSNAVIGMMVESNLYEGKQPIAADLTQLRYGVSVTDACVGWETTERMLIEAYEAVGR; this is encoded by the coding sequence GTGCGACCCGTCGATAACCTGCACGTTCTTGCCTTTGAAGCGCTGACGCCGCCGCGCGTCCTGCGCGAGCGTTACCCGATCACCGAAGCTGCCGCCCAGACCGTCTACGAAACACGCGAGGCGATCAAGCGCATCATGCAGCGCGAAGACCGGCGCCTGCTGGCGGTCGTTGGTCCCTGTTCGATCCATGACACCGACGCCGCCCTCGACTACGCCCGTCGTCTGTTGCGCCTGGCGATCGAAATGCGCGACCGGATCGTCATCGTGATGCGCGCCTACTTCGAAAAACCACGCACGACGGTTGGGTGGCGCGGGTTGATCAACGACCCGCACCTCGACGGTTCGTTCGACATGAACGAAGGATTGCGCCGTGCGCGCGAACTGCTGCTGCACATCAATACCATGGGACTGCCCACTGCCACCGAGATGCTCGACCCGATCAGCCCGCAGTACATCACCGACCTGATCAGTATGACCGCGATCGGCGCACGCACCGTTGAGTCGCAGACCCATCGCGCACTCGCCAGCGGTCTCTCGATGCCGGTCGGCTACAAGAACAGCACCGATGGCAATGTACAGGTGGCGATCAATGCGTTTCTGGCGGCGCGCCAGGCGCATTCCTTCCTCGGCATCGATCAGGAAGGGCGCAGTTGCGTCGTGCGCACGACCGGCAACCCGGATGGGATGATCATTCTGCGCGGCAGCAGCGCCGGACCGAACTACGATGCCGAAACCGTTACGCGCACCGAACAGGCAATGAGAGCAGCCGGTCTATCACCCGCAATCATGATCGATTGCAGCCATGCCAACGCTGGCGGCGACTACCGACGCCAGCCGCAGGTATGGCGCGACGTGCTGCGCGACCATATCGCCAGCAGCAACGCTGTGATCGGCATGATGGTCGAGAGCAACCTGTACGAAGGAAAGCAACCCATTGCGGCTGATCTTACGCAATTGCGCTATGGTGTATCGGTTACCGATGCATGTGTCGGCTGGGAAACGACCGAGCGCATGCTGATCGAAGCGTATGAGGCGGTGGGGCGTTGA
- a CDS encoding helix-turn-helix domain-containing protein → MPARRTLHVSVEERETLEDLRDHAPTPYVRERAAAFLLIASGVPPAVTARARVLRPRHPETVSRWLNRWEAEGIDSLPIRDGRGRTPACSP, encoded by the coding sequence ATGCCGGCACGCCGGACCCTTCACGTGTCCGTCGAGGAGCGGGAGACCCTCGAAGACCTGCGCGATCACGCCCCCACGCCCTATGTGCGTGAACGGGCGGCAGCGTTCCTGCTCATCGCGTCCGGCGTGCCGCCCGCTGTCACGGCGCGCGCACGCGTGCTGCGTCCGCGCCATCCGGAAACCGTCTCTCGCTGGCTGAATCGCTGGGAAGCCGAGGGCATCGATAGCCTCCCCATCCGGGACGGACGCGGGCGCACGCCCGCTTGTTCCCCCTGA
- a CDS encoding transposase, translated as MWGRDASLSGIARILDRLGLTWQRARSHGPSPDPHDQAKLQEIADVVEDARAHPNQVVTVYLDEVTVTRRPTLANGYGRAGADQVRAERSRATDGDLRIVGSLDVVTGQVVTRRATTMGLATLAPCFPDRRAAYPEAERIDVILDNWPVHGHPDVLVALEPQTTRWAFSRPGNWPATPSVRAVRRAGDVRRPIQLMPLPTYASWRRLIASSWGGGCVRRSPACTAGRRIAIRCAAIWMLSSRRLQPARQSLYRMSVSDSGLFIQRPSALGQARQSPPARAIPDKPSSAPIRVLFRRPGPARTGLGHGDATPKRRR; from the coding sequence GTGTGGGGACGCGACGCCTCGCTGAGCGGGATCGCCCGCATCCTGGATCGGTTGGGCCTCACCTGGCAGCGCGCCCGCAGTCATGGGCCTAGCCCTGATCCTCACGATCAGGCCAAACTGCAGGAGATTGCGGACGTGGTGGAGGATGCCCGCGCGCACCCCAACCAGGTGGTGACCGTGTATCTGGATGAAGTCACGGTCACCCGGCGCCCGACCCTGGCCAACGGGTATGGACGGGCGGGCGCCGATCAGGTGCGGGCGGAACGGAGTCGGGCGACCGATGGTGACCTGCGCATCGTGGGCAGTTTGGACGTCGTGACGGGCCAAGTGGTCACCCGGCGGGCGACGACGATGGGCCTGGCGACGCTGGCGCCGTGCTTCCCGGACCGGCGCGCTGCCTATCCTGAGGCTGAGCGCATCGATGTCATTCTGGATAATTGGCCGGTCCATGGTCATCCGGATGTCCTGGTGGCGCTTGAGCCGCAAACAACCCGCTGGGCGTTTTCCCGTCCTGGCAATTGGCCGGCCACCCCCAGTGTGCGGGCCGTGCGCCGGGCTGGAGATGTCCGCCGGCCCATCCAACTGATGCCGTTGCCGACGTATGCGTCGTGGCGCCGCTTGATTGCGAGCAGCTGGGGCGGTGGATGCGTCAGGAGGTCACCCGCGTGCACCGCTGGGCGACGGATCGCGATCAGGTGCGCAGCCATCTGGATGCTTTCTTCGCGTCGTTTGCAACCGGCTCGCCAAAGCTTGTACCGTATGTCGGTCTCGGATAGCGGATTATTTATTCAAAGACCATCAGCCCTCGGCCAGGCAAGGCAAAGCCCGCCTGCGCGGGCTATTCCCGACAAACCGTCATCCGCGCCGATCCGCGTTCTATTCCGGCGTCCGGGACCTGCGCGGACCGGATTGGGGCACGGCGATGCCACGCCGAAGCGGCGCCGTTAG
- a CDS encoding class I SAM-dependent methyltransferase: MTFPMAVGAPGSLYARLIRWGFARFYHEFAWTYDTVAALVSAGQWRNWTLTALKFARGATLELGCGTGYVQLALAQCHTGSRVGLDRSPSMIRLTRRRLQRSGFPASLVRADAGALPFASASFDTVLATFPSDYIAAETTIVEIRRVLRPGGTVAIAVWARFADDSPYARLVDVAYRLTLQRSPRNPTSDASIVLQRFAALFERAGLETAFSEVQAPGGIVQYVIGTYQKHDPHLPDS; this comes from the coding sequence TTGACGTTCCCCATGGCAGTCGGCGCGCCAGGTTCGCTCTACGCTCGTCTGATACGTTGGGGATTTGCGCGCTTCTACCATGAATTCGCCTGGACCTACGATACCGTTGCGGCGCTGGTATCGGCGGGGCAGTGGCGCAACTGGACGTTGACGGCGCTGAAGTTTGCACGCGGCGCAACACTGGAACTCGGTTGTGGCACAGGGTATGTGCAACTGGCGCTGGCACAGTGTCATACAGGCTCACGTGTCGGACTCGACCGTTCTCCTTCCATGATCCGGCTGACCCGTCGCCGGTTGCAACGGTCTGGCTTCCCCGCATCACTTGTGCGCGCCGATGCTGGCGCGCTCCCTTTCGCTTCGGCTTCGTTCGATACGGTTCTGGCAACTTTTCCGAGCGACTATATCGCCGCCGAAACGACGATCGTCGAAATCCGGCGTGTTCTTCGTCCCGGCGGCACGGTTGCCATTGCAGTCTGGGCGCGCTTCGCCGATGACTCCCCCTACGCCCGGCTCGTCGATGTGGCCTATCGCCTGACGCTGCAACGGTCGCCGCGCAATCCCACGTCAGACGCTTCCATCGTCTTGCAACGTTTCGCCGCTCTGTTCGAGCGCGCCGGATTGGAAACGGCTTTCAGCGAAGTGCAGGCGCCCGGCGGTATCGTCCAGTATGTGATCGGTACGTATCAGAAGCATGATCCGCATCTGCCCGACAGTTGA
- a CDS encoding Tm-1-like ATP-binding domain-containing protein, with protein sequence MTRTVVLAGALDTKGREFAFVRDLIAQRGLQTLVIDFGVMGEPACSPDISRAEVAAAGNGDLATLADGNHKDEAMRVMAEGLAKIVRRLYDEGRLHGMLSMGGSGGTSIATAAMRTLPVGVPKVMVSTVGGGDVSAYAGTKDITFMPSVVDVAGINRISRTIYTNAAGAISGMVSMEAPQTQRDAPLIVASMFGNTTAAVDHARSLLEEAGYEVLVFHATGTGGRAMEGLITDGYITASLDITTTELADEVCGGVLSAGPQRCLAAAHAGIPTVLVPGCVDMANFWGIDTVPETYRGRRLYRWNPNVTLMRTSVEENVAIGAMIARAANESRGPVAVLIPLKGVSMLDSPGGEFWDPDADQACFATIRKNLRPDIPYIEIDANINDPAFSGQVARTLLDLIAQSRQEA encoded by the coding sequence ATGACCAGGACCGTCGTACTTGCAGGCGCACTGGATACCAAAGGTAGAGAGTTCGCATTCGTGCGCGACCTGATCGCGCAGCGCGGGTTACAGACACTGGTGATCGATTTCGGCGTCATGGGTGAACCGGCATGTTCGCCTGATATTTCGCGCGCCGAAGTAGCAGCGGCGGGGAATGGCGATCTGGCGACGCTGGCGGATGGCAACCACAAAGATGAAGCCATGCGGGTGATGGCGGAAGGGCTGGCAAAGATCGTGCGGCGTCTGTATGACGAAGGGCGGCTGCACGGTATGCTGAGCATGGGCGGCTCGGGCGGCACATCGATTGCAACGGCTGCAATGCGTACCTTGCCGGTCGGCGTGCCCAAGGTGATGGTTTCGACCGTCGGCGGCGGTGATGTGTCTGCGTATGCGGGCACGAAAGATATCACCTTCATGCCCTCGGTTGTCGATGTAGCAGGCATCAATCGTATCAGTCGCACGATTTACACGAACGCTGCCGGCGCCATCAGCGGTATGGTGAGTATGGAAGCGCCGCAGACGCAGCGTGATGCGCCGTTGATCGTTGCGTCGATGTTCGGCAACACCACCGCAGCAGTGGATCACGCCCGCAGCCTCCTCGAAGAAGCCGGGTATGAAGTCCTCGTCTTCCACGCGACCGGCACAGGCGGCAGAGCAATGGAAGGTTTGATTACTGATGGGTATATTACTGCATCACTTGACATAACAACGACAGAGCTTGCCGATGAAGTCTGCGGCGGTGTATTGAGCGCCGGACCGCAGCGCTGCCTGGCTGCGGCGCACGCTGGCATTCCGACGGTGCTGGTTCCGGGGTGCGTCGATATGGCAAACTTCTGGGGCATCGACACAGTTCCTGAAACGTATCGTGGGCGCAGACTCTACCGGTGGAACCCGAACGTTACCCTGATGCGCACCAGCGTCGAAGAAAATGTCGCCATTGGCGCCATGATTGCCCGTGCCGCGAATGAGTCGCGTGGCCCGGTGGCAGTCCTGATCCCGCTCAAAGGGGTCTCGATGCTGGATAGTCCCGGCGGCGAGTTCTGGGATCCTGACGCCGATCAGGCGTGTTTTGCGACGATCAGGAAGAATCTCAGACCCGACATTCCGTATATCGAAATCGATGCGAATATTAACGATCCAGCGTTTTCCGGTCAGGTCGCGCGAACGCTGCTGGACCTGATCGCACAGAGCCGTCAGGAGGCATAA